One Silene latifolia isolate original U9 population chromosome 4, ASM4854445v1, whole genome shotgun sequence DNA segment encodes these proteins:
- the LOC141651048 gene encoding uncharacterized protein LOC141651048: MKFVTKCIANRLKGVMDDLVSPFQSAFVPNRSIADNIVIAQEILHTINHRSYGKMGMMALKADMSKAYDRLNWNFIRGVLSYLNLPGSMVQLIMSTIESVSYEILINGAPMERVEPGCGIRQGDPLSPYIFAICTEVLSQMVLYAQDSNLIKGIKICKNGPEISHLLFADDSLFFIRGDYENLDFLMNIIDEYCSASGQCLNKDKSSILFSPNCSLMTVKKCLTEFKFAPKHDLDNYLGLPTSIGSSKRDLFKFLVDKTKRRLSSWNNILLSSAGKLTLIRSVLSSLSLSSLSVFRIPVSVTSKLQSLMVHFWWSGTRNNKSIHWCSKDFLSRPVGEGGLGLRNIGCFNQALLAKSAWRILCVPGSLISKVIGPKLGVQDDILFQTRWKAPQASSWALKSLVWGSDLIYNNIAWTIGSSSRLNAWKSKWIEGYSLQDLCGDFIDAPIDPELLVGDLHDSHRRWDLSSLGFDPGEGVTKKILATYIPCQSSDDSFYWKFSKHGAFTVKSGYYVAAMTLTNGPTSPTDLSRMSATIVAFCRSKLWKLPISNKLKVFLWKFMANALPVGSEFLKRKMSWCSSCSLCDSSSPCVESISHMFRDCSFAKALWFGCPLGLRITGGMDIDVRVWIINWITYFLIGPDPNSLLFPLIATLWRIWCCRNDMVFKNRRPWPMSALLSILGDIQCMKEVVCSKDASLLRAPQLDSSPGFGLAKRIRNSFPYWIVGGPGCGNVCTVKCDAAWRADRSAGMGWCLLDGNGTLRNSAYARSFASSALHAEGHAAFMALKWALDEGYLHVRLVTDCLILVLQAAGAEKPIASISCIIHDIKSIASQFHCCSLSFCPRGVNRIAHNLAQRALV; this comes from the coding sequence ATGAAATTCGTCACAAAGTGCATTGCTAATAGATTAAAAGGGGTTATGGATGATCTTGTTAGTCCTTTTCAAAGTGCTTTTGTCCCTAATAGAAGTATTGCTGATAATATTGTCATTGCCCAAGAAATTCTCCACACCATAAATCACAGGAGTTATGGCAAGATGGGTATGATGGCTTTAAAGGCTGATATGAGTAAAGCCTATGATCGGCTAAACTGGAATTTCATTAGAGGGGTGCTCTCTTACTTAAATTTGCCGGGCTCTATGGTTCAGCTTATTATGAGTACTATTGAATCTGTTTCTTATGAAATTCTGATTAATGGTGCTCCTATGGAAAGAGTTGAACCTGGCTGTGGGATTAGGCAAGGTGATCCTTTATCCCCCTATATTTTCGCGATTTGCACGGAAGTCCTATCCCAAATGGTTCTCTATGCCCAGGATAGCAATCTCATTAAGGGTATCAAAATTTGCAAGAACGGGCCAGAAATCTCTCATTTATTGTTCGCGGATGATTCTCTCTTCTTTATCCGTGGTGACTATGAGAATTTGGATTTTCTAATGAATATCATCGATGAATATTGTTCTGCCTCCGGACAATGCCTTAATAAAGATAAGTCCTCTATTCTTTTCAGTCCAAATTGCTCTCTTATGACGGTCAAGAAGTGCTTGACAGAGTTTAAATTTGCTCCTAAGCATGATCTTGACAACTATCTTGGCCTACCTACGAGTATTGGGTCTTCAAAAAGGGATTTATTTAAATTTCTTGTTGACAAGACTAAGCGAAGGCTTTCCTCCTGGAATAACATTCTTCTCTCTTCGGCTGGTAAATTGACTCTTATTCGTTCTGTTCTATCTTCACTATCTCTTTCCTCTCTATCGGTATTTCGTATACCGGTAAGTGTAACATCAAAACTTCAGTCCTTGATGGTGCATTTTTGGTGGAGTGGAACTAGAAATAATAAGTCTATTCATTGGTGTAGTAAAGACTTCCTTAGTAGGCCTGTGGGTGAAGGGGGCCTTGGACTTCGCAATATTGGTTGCTTTAACCAGGCTCTTCTTGCCAAATCTGCTTGGAGAATCTTGTGTGTTCCGGGAAGCCTTATTAGCAAAGTTATTGGTCCCAAGCTTGGTGTTCAGGATGATATTTTATTCCAGACCCGTTGGAAGGCTCCCCAAGCGTCGTCTTGGGCTCTTAAAAGCCTTGTTTGGGGATCCGATCTTATCTATAATAATATTGCTTGGACTATTGGATCTTCTTCTCGTCTTAATGCTTGGAAGAGCAAATGGATAGAGGGTTATAGTCTTCAAGATCTTTGTGGGGATTTTATTGATGCTCCTATTGATCCCGAGTTACTCGTTGGTGACCTTCATGATAGTCATAGGAGATGGGATCTCTCTTCTCTTGGTTTCGATCCGGGTGAGGGAGTTACAAAGAAAATCCTCGCAACTTATATCCCATGTCAATCCTCGGATGACTCTTTCTATTGGAAATTCTCTAAACATGGTGCATTCACTGTCAAGTCCGGATACTATGTCGCTGCTATGACCTTAACTAATGGACCCACATCGCCTACTGATCTTTCTAGAATGTCTGCAACAATTGTGGCTTTTTGCAGGTCTAAGCTCTGGAAGTTGCCTATCTCAAACAAACTAAAGGtgtttttatggaaatttatggctAATGCCCTTCCAGTGGGCTCTGAATTTCTCAAACGAAAAATGAGTTGGTGCTCCTCCTGTTCTCTTTGTGATAGCTCATCTCCTTGTGTGGAATCTATTTCTCACATGTTTAGAGATTGTAGCTTTGCAAAGGCTTTATGGTTTGGCTGTCCTTTAGGACTTAGAATCACGGGAGGGATGGACATTGATGTTAGGGTTTGGATCATTAACTGGATTACTTATTTCCTTATTGGCCCAGATCCTAACTCCCTCCTTTTTCCCCTAATCGCTACCCTCTGGAGAATTTGGTGTTGCAGGAATGATATGGTCTTCAAGAATCGTCGTCCTTGGCCTATGAGTGCTCTTCTTTCCATTCTTGGTGACATTCAATGTATGAAGGAGGTTGTGTGCAGTAAGGATGCTAGCCTCCTTCGAGCACCTCAGCTGGACTCCTCCCCTGGTTTTGGGTTAGCTAAGAGGATTAGAAACTCCTTCCCCTATTGGATTGTTGGTGGACCTGGGTGCGGAAATGTTTGCACTGTCAAGTGTGATGCTGCTTGGAGGGCTGATAGAAGTGCTGGCATGGGGTGGTGCTTATTGGATGGTAATGGGACCTTAAGGAACTCTGCTTACGCTCGCTCATTTGCCTCTTCTGCCCTGCATGCCGAAGGACATGCAGCTTTTATGGCGCTAAAATGGGCATTGGACGAAGGGTACCTTCATGTTAGACTTGTTACGGATTGTCTTATCTTGGTTTTGCAGGCTGCGGGAGCGGAGAAGCCGATTGCATCTATTAGCTGCATTATCCATGATATTAAGTCTATTGCGTCTCAGTTTCATTGTTGCTCTCTTAGTTTCTGTCCTAGGGGAGTGAATAGGATAGCTCATAATCTTGCTCAGAGAGCTCTTGTGTAA